DNA sequence from the Etheostoma spectabile isolate EspeVRDwgs_2016 unplaced genomic scaffold, UIUC_Espe_1.0 scaffold00569432, whole genome shotgun sequence genome:
tggagcgggaccatggcgacagctgctaccatgattttggagcatccctgatccgagggaacatgctggggaaaaagaacataaagactccggggaatgactccccagagctaggttagtaacaagcatttctgggacatggatgcacataaatgaaaagatgggaagatagaggagagaggagctcagtgtatcaaggaagtccccagctgtctaaaactattacagcaaaaccaagagagacagggtaaagagaggaacctggtcgggctagaactctccccaaccggatcgggctgttttcaggagttattacgCTGCGAaacagagccagaaccagagactGCATTTATCAATAAGAAAGtcgatgtgtatatgcattaatataaaaaagttgttATGTATATGAAGAAATCTATAATAAACCTTGATGCGTATATaagcattaatctaaaagaaagttgatgtgtatatgcatttattaaaaagaaagttgatgtcataatgaattatgatgatgacataatgaatagtgatgatgacataatgaatggtgatgatgaatcaaaaagaaagttgatgtgtatatgcagtaatgtaaaagaaagttgatgtgtatatgcattaatgaaaaagaaagttgatgcgtatatgtattaatataatagaaagttgatgtgtatatgcattaatctaaaacgaagttgatgtcataatgaatagtgatgatgacataataaaaagaaagttgatgtgtatatgcattaatctaaaaggaagttgatgTTATAATGAATTGTGacgatgacataatgaatagtgatgatgacataatgaatggtgatgatataatgaaaagaaagttgatgtgtatatgcatgaatccaaaagaaatttgatttgtttatgcattaatcaaaaagaaagtggaagtgtatatgcatttattaaaaagaaagttgatatgtatatgcatttatcaaaaagaaagttgatgtcataatgaatggtgatgataaatcaaaaagaaagttgatgtgtatatgcattaatcaaaacaaaagttgatgtgtagaTTAATGCAtgtgcagaaataaaaaaaaaaccttgatgcATATTTGCGTTAATCTAATAGAaggttgatgtgtatatgcataaatcaaaaagaaagttaatgtgtatatgcatttatcaaaatgaaagttgatgtgtatatgcattaatataaaaaagttgttATGTACATGAAGAAATCTATAAAAAACCTTGATGCGTATATCAGCATTAATCTatcaaaaaagttgatgtcataatgaatagtgatgatgacataatgaatggtgatgataaatcaaaaagaaagttgatgtgtatatgccttaatgaaaaagaaagttgatgtgtatatgcattaatatcaaacaaaaattGATGTGTAAATGCATTAATCTACACAAAAGTTGATGCGTATATGCATtagtcaaaaagaaagttgatgtgtatatgaatTAATGTAAAAGatagttgatgtgtttatgcaataatctaaaagaaagttgatgtgtatatgcataaatcaaagggaaagttgatgtgtatatgcgttaatctaaaagaaagttgattcatatctgcattaatatcaatgaaagttgatgtcataatgaattgtgatgatgtcataatgaatagtgatgatgacaaaatgaatgatgatgataaatctaaaagaaagttgatgcttatatgcatttattaaaaagaaagttgatgtgtatataagcattaatctaaaagaaagttgatttgtatgtgcattaatataaaagaaagttgatatgtatatgaAGAAATCTATAAAAAAACTTGATGCGTACATATgcattaatttaaaagaaagttaatgtgtgtatgcataaatctaaaagaaagtttatgtgtataggcattaatcaaaaagaaatttgatttgtattttcgTTAATCAAAAAATAAGTTAACgagtatatgcattaatctaaaagataGTTTATGTGTATaggtaaaacaaaaagaaagttgatgtgtatatgcataaatctaaaacaaagttgatgtgtttatgcacatCATGTAGGCGCTGTGGAAGACGGCTGCCTCTCCGGTTTTCTTGCTCTTTTTACTTCCTTGAGTGCAGTCTCTCTCCTACTCTCCCCAACTATCTCCTATTTTTGTCTACTTTGTTGTGTGgagactttctttctctctcccacctgcctgctgttttcctgggaaACTTTCGAAATGGAATTGATCATgcggtcactcagcgctattggcAAGTTTTTCTCACCCAAGTGTGCTTCACCGGGTGGAACATACGCTGCGGGCTACGCTCGCGATTCTTGGGAGAATTGGCGAGTGGTCTGCTTGGATGTTCTGAACGTGGGAGCTGTAGAAGATTTGTGGATAATTGAAATTCTGCTGGGAGGTTTTTTAGCCATGGGACTTGGAATCTTCCTGAATCATCGTGAAATTGGTAGGGCAGCAGCCATTAAATTTGCCTCAATGCTCtctggggaattaaaaaagggtttgaatgTATTGGACGAGGagctgaaggttttacatcagaGGGCTGATCAGACcagtgaactgtctcgtaacatctcagaccgggctGTGGAAGCGCGGAGAGGGATGGATGCCATCGGGGCTCAGTCGGTGGACCTGCTTCGTGCAACCACCGGACTGACAATGAAGATAGGGGAACTGTCGAAATCAATACATGAATTGGATGCACGGATGACGCTGAGGATCAGAGAATTTGATGGACACAGATTCGGACAAACACTACCGAATCGACCTAAATTGGATTTAAACTGActgtcaaattcttttttgtgtgttaatacggctctgtttttttttttcttgacctacattttgaaatgcatgcaggtatacatgcatacagtggtatgcatgcatttaggaacccatgctgaagttgacaaaaaagaggataaattcaataaatgaatatttcacattgaacacttgttttggttgtcttttaAAAACGGGGCATTgcgagtacagatataaacgaCAGAGTCAACAAGGTTATCTCTTATCATCTACCTCACCAACCCATATCATCAGAGTAACTGAGACAACTCAAAGTCATCACATCAGTTGCCTGACCAGCTATTTGACATTTGGCAGCGATGGGATTTGAACCAACTCCTCCAGAGAGACCGAAATTCTAATCCAGCgacttagaccactcggccacactacctgaaACCATCCCttctgagtctgagtctgaaCAGCTGAGCACAGTGGCGCAGAGGAAGCATGCTGGGCCCACAACCCAGATATCAGATTTCCCatgctttgtatcagcattaagtctatttcctgtctgttgatgtttaacaaagcatctgttgctgcaagtgtctgaagtgaaatgtctccacctgctgaagagtaaacttaatggcttgtcaagtttatttcatccttAGAAAAGGCATGGGATGAGCTAAGTTTTGAGAAATGTATATCAAGGCATAGGGTACATAAGTTACtgcagctctgatttaataatagaccaATGACACAGATCTTACTGCAGACCTTCACCGGCTAAACAccgattcccataccgggagttggacccgggccacctgggtgaaaaccaggaatcctaatcGCTAGACCATATGGAACTGACTATGTTAATAACAGGGAtatcatgaatcaattcatagtctggctggaaacaggccttctcttgaacgtgaatgaagaagcttcttaagtaagttttatcttgaagcttttgagtgttctttaggtttttatctgctttaactattaccggacagcgggggcacggagcagagcagagcagccgttagggaggaatcctcctccgtgttcagctccattttgaactggcagTAAAAAACTTAACGTCGGAACTTTATGACGAATAGAGATGTTGATGTTACGCCCCTGAAAAGGGGAGAAATAATCACGAGAGTGATATGGTTGTGTTTCCTCACGGAGAACTTTAGTGTAATAAATTTTACAAAAGTACCATATgttacacaacaaacacaagaaaaaggTAGTTTTGTAGGATACAAGGCTTATTCAAGTCACAACAGTCTACTCTGTAATTCACTAAAACATACTAATTTTCAATATAACTGTCAAGCACATCGTAGTTTTAGCTCAGTAAACTTTAACCACCTGTATCAACAATGTTAGCAAAGTGCTTGCAACACATTCAAATAACACCGCAAAATATTAACAGCGTACATGTTCATTCACGATTAACATAAAATGGCAgtccctgatattcccaggtggcatGAACGCACCAAAAGACACCCACAGAGTCCTGGGGTGTGGGctaatcagccagattaactggaaacacctgtgtgggtgttcatcaACAGataggaaacaggtgtgtgtatgtttctctagACGGTATATTAACTCGGCTTTGAACTAGTCCACTCAGAACCGATAACAGGACTCCTAATAGCTACTGCAGAACAACCTGTTGCGATCATGCTGTTTGTCTGGTTTtgcgtttttgtttctgctttcaccGGCCGCTTTGTAACCAAACAATCTCCTCCGCCTCCCGGTAGCTATCAAGAAGTCCCGGTGAACCGTACCGATGTTTTAGAAGCGGCGCAGTTTGCTGTGGATGAATTCAACAAAGCCAACACAGAAGACATGTTTAATTACGCAATTTTGGACATAACATCGGCTGAAGTTCAGGTAacataaaaaaaccttttttctacTACGGAAGAGGAGTATGGCCAATGTCAAACTTATCACTTAATTTCTGAACTCATGAATTTCTTCTATTTGACATTGGCCTTAATCCTTTCATATTCACTGACTTGCATTGTCTTATTATTGGCGCTCACATGTCTGAGTCCTGTTTCCTTTCACTTTAGGTTGTCGGAGGATTTAACTACTTCCTGGAAATGCTCCTGGGACGTACAACGTGCAAGACAGGCAACGCTGCTGCTGTTAAAGGCAACGCTGCTGCTGTTAAAGGCAACGCTGCTGCTGTTAAAGGCAACGCTGCTGCTGTTAAAGGCAACGCTGCTGCTGTTAAAGGCAACGCTGCTGCTGTTAAAGGCAACGCTGCTGCTGTTAAAGGCAACGCTGCTGCTGTTAAAGGCAACGCTGCTGCTGTTAAAGGCAACGCTGCTGCTAACGACTGTGATTCCAACTCTGAACCCAAGGCAAGTGTAAGACTTCAGGTTGTTTTAAACTCAGGGGAAAAACACAGGTTTGCCCCAGTGCATCAATGTTAAATAAGATGCACTAattgtttactttttatatttcaggAACTTAAGTGCACCTTCACCGTTAATGAAGTCCCTTGGGAAGATTCACGTgtcctttttcaaaaggaatgTAAAGTCAACCACTGATTCTGACTGACGTTGTGAATAAACTTATTGAACTGGGTTTCTGTGCCAATATTTATTAAATGGGCCACTATAAACCAGGCATGTCATTGGCTCACAGATATGCCACTTCTGATTTGATATACATTATTCCAGGGAGTGACTAGGGGACGCTTGTCTGTGCTGTAAAGCTTAGCTTGTGTCACACACGGCCGCTAAATGAAGACGAGACTACACCTCCACTCTGCAACCACAGTTCTAGGGACTCTGCATTGAGGCAAGCATCTTACCCAGACAAGAAATGCACATTTGTATATTTTGCTGTTGGAAGGTTAATTCCGACTCTGTCGGATTAAAACACATGACTAAATATTGATGCATGGTGAGTCTAAAGCACAACTGAATTGGGAACTAGAGGCGCATGCTGGAGTCTGGCTGACATTAACATGCCAACAGTGGCTCCTGCTACAATTGCTGTAACACTCTGCTTGTGTTAAACACATGGCTGCTAAATGGAGATATTGAAGGCTCACAAAGAAGCAAAAAtgattggccaacttaagtcatttagttaagcgttcagaggatgtggggaaaagcaagtccaaaggTTTTAAaagacttgccacagacagtgaatacagcagtagatatgtctacaaTGTACAAACCCatagtaactttacatgtgttgacaaagaTACTCAAAAAATGCTGTACTTGCAATTgagcacattcatgtcctcgtaaatacaaagaactaacttctttattcccaatttcatatctcagacattagttccagatgaaaacactagttgtcaaaagtgggatttgaacccatgcCTCatgtggagactgcgacctgaacgcagagCCATGGAGTGTTCGGCCATCCTGATTCAACAGATagtcagtaggacctgtctcaaaaattataatagtgaattaaacatgtcatgatataggaggttctcagtcatccatgtcatagttaataagggaaggtttctcaactgtcagcccaaatatatggagacatggagacatggaagaaagtcaccagtgtggcaatgtgcttgacaatggcaatacattgcgcgggatgttgagtccagatgtgtccgttttggttcctgatccatgcaattaccccaaaagttcacaactaggccaagggcaactggacttggtgaaaggtcctccgcagaagttttgtccctcatccaagagacttctttagttgtttttttacacagaaagggtttgacacagagcccactcacccacccatatctgacaattgaaagctgtggggaaaggggggttccaaagctaatagaccattcaacaagcaattctgatgcactatactggcccattcaggatgagcactgtatactctgactgcagcaacacaagttcaaatttctgtgatacctaatttttatggtgattacgagactgaatgcaaagtgtgtatcccccatgtaactcaaagcctatcacttccagtcaatactatCAAAAGTGGAGCTCCTTCCttcagcattactacagggttctgacagggtagtggatgttgATTCATCAAAATGGACAGTAaactgccagaacatgacttgccactATTCATGgactgtcaacaacttttccagcagttatattatgattcatctcaccatggaaatcaggttgAGGGTCATAATCTCTTGATTCATCACCCTTTTAAGAGAGTCTAACATTGTGTCACTAGCAAAAttgaattagcagaggatggtttcaatccatcgacctttgggttatgggcccagcacgcttccgctgcacCACTCTGTTGAAAATAACCCTAGATTAGACTCGAACTCACAATCCCTGGTTTAGgagtttacagtctaaatgaccaaggacattaaacctgtaagctcactttaaactagatgggGAAAGTTGATCTTTTTACCctttgctgtggcttaaaaacaggtttccccgggatttgaactcagatcactggattcagagtccagagtgctaaccattacaccatggaaccttttgGAGTGCTACAAGGGTTTGCTACACAGTAAAATTGTCAGAGTAAATTTTactcaaattgaataaaattttactctaaaaaatataacatttggTCTCAGTCTAAATAGAGTGAAATTTACTCTTCTTTCAGAGTAACATTTTCAGAGTTATTTCTACTCTATTCAGTGTTTAAATTTAACTCCACATGATGACAATTTACTCTATatagaataaaatgaaaacaactctACTgccattttacattgtttttactcTACGTAGAATAGTTTTTACTCTGTATCGTTTGGTTTTTTTACTCCACAAAGTATAAGTTTTACtctgtatagttttgttttttactccaCAGAGTATAGGTTTTACTctgtatagtttgtttttttactccacaGAGTATAGGTTTTACTCTGTATAGTTTGGTTTTTTACTCCACAGAGTATAGGTTTTACTCTGTATAGTTTGGTTTTTTACTCCACAGAGTATAGGTTTTACTCTGTATAGTTTGGTTTTTTACTCCACAGAGTATAGGTTTTACTCTGTATAGTTTGGTTTTTTACTCCACAAAGTATAAGTTTTACTctgtatagtttgtttttttactccacaGAGTATAGGTTTTACTCTGTATAGTTTGGTTTTTTACTCCACAGAGTATAGGTTTTACTctgtatagtttgtttttttactccacaGAGTATAGGTTTTACTCTGTATAGTTTGGTTTTTTACTCCACAGAGTATAGGTTTTACTCTGTATAGTTTGGTTTTTTACTCCACAGAGTATAGGTTTTACTCTGTATAGTTTGGTTTTTTACTCCACAGAGTATAGGTTTTACTCTGTATAGTTTGGTTTTTTACTCCACAGAGTATAGGTTTTACTCTGTATAGTTTGGTTTTTTACTCCACAGAGTATAGGTTTTACTCTGTATAGTTTGGTTTTTTACTCCATAGAGAATAGTTTTTACTTGCTATAGTTTGGTATTTTACTCTACATAGAATTGTTTTTCCTCGGTATAGTTCGGTATTTTACTCAAAATAGGATTTCACACGTCATGTTATTTAACAAAGTAcactttattcttttctttaagatacaaaaatataaacatttgatGTTTCACAGTTTAACATCAAGAAAAACATTTGGCCTCGGTTTACCCTtaatacatgtaaataaaaagaaaggcaATAGATATTTATATACATCTGGCCTTTAATTATCTAACTGTGCAGACTATCACAGAAACAATCCTTAACATGTAAATAAAGATACTGTCTGGGCTTTAAAGTGGTTACTCCGCGGATTCTTTTTATATCACAGGAAACAGTATTGGACAATAAACAAACTTGAATCACCACAACTGTATGAGGTCTGTACATCAAATGCTTTGTGACAGAAAAGCTCATTGACATTGACTACATGAGGTCCCTCTGTAGTACACACAACtttaaatgcattaaaatgCTCATCAAGACATATCGTTTGTAGGGCAAAAGTAACCAACAGTAACCTCTCATCCTTAATAATAACATGGTGGATTTTGTGAAAAACTGGCATCTCACAATTGACTTTAAGACAAACCACTAAACCTGCACGATACACATTTCCATGGTGTTTGGCCCATCTAACATTTAAAACCTTGGTGTCCATTGGTACCTTAAGAGTCGCAGCTATCTCACAGCCCCATTCCatcacatttaaagaaattgttttaCCTGGACCCATCATTACTCTGTTGGGGTCAAATGTCTGCCAACTGTATGCTATGTGACTTTGGTGTTTCTTTGCCAATGTTTTAgttatatttttaaagcttttcaattgttttttaaagaaattacgTTTTGCTTCATAGCGCATGCACCAGCTATGCAAAATTGGTCCACTTTTAAGAATACATGTAGGGTAATGCACCATAAAATGATGCTTCGGTAGCAGTCTCTTGTTTGGAAATAAACGCTTGAATAACCTGTGGTGTTCTGCGATCAAGTGtttcaaaaaaatagtaataccCTTTGATAACATTggagaaaatataatgttaacaATGTGAAGCAACAACTGTAGCAGATACCAGTGCCGATCATTGGGACAAACCAAGTCTCCAAAAATTAGTGGTAGATTGTGAAGTAAACACCAAGATTGGATGGCATTTAACCCCAGGTCATTTGAGTCCTCTCTTAACTTCACTGCAGGaggtttattgttttgttcCATGTAACCATAGTTAAAGCTCTTTATTCTCCTGTCTATTTCCTTTGATGTTGTGTACTTCTCTATCAAGTGTAGTAGAAGCAGTTTCATTTTGTATTGTGCCACTCCCTCCAGGATATCATGCATAATATCAACAGCAAAGTTTTCACACGTATTGAAG
Encoded proteins:
- the LOC116684976 gene encoding uncharacterized protein LOC116684976 codes for the protein MLFVWFCVFVSAFTGRFVTKQSPPPPGSYQEVPVNRTDVLEAAQFAVDEFNKANTEDMFNYAILDITSAEVQVVGGFNYFLEMLLGRTTCKTGNAAAVKGNAAAVKGNAAAVKGNAAAVKGNAAAVKGNAAAVKGNAAAVKGNAAAVKGNAAAVKGNAAANDCDSNSEPKASELKCTFTVNEVPWEDSRVLFQKECKVNH